A genome region from Chengkuizengella sp. SCS-71B includes the following:
- a CDS encoding short-chain dehydrogenase, whose amino-acid sequence MIPCVHEFGIIDDFNIGKDYGYYVPKEYNCISVGDDLINDLSKHLKIMKSYFHSYSRPEYGLAYWGVTIIPPESLSLLYDVVVSSPNFKKSDELTKLAAKIIQSKEEKKYMIHFGI is encoded by the coding sequence ATTATTCCGTGTGTCCATGAGTTTGGCATTATCGATGATTTTAATATTGGAAAAGATTATGGCTACTATGTCCCAAAAGAATATAATTGTATTTCAGTGGGTGATGATCTCATTAATGATCTTTCAAAGCACTTAAAAATAATGAAGAGTTACTTCCATTCATATTCAAGACCAGAATATGGCCTTGCATATTGGGGAGTTACTATTATTCCTCCTGAATCTCTTTCGCTGCTTTATGATGTGGTTGTATCTTCGCCAAACTTCAAAAAGTCTGACGAACTAACAAAATTGGCAGCAAAAATTATTCAATCAAAAGAAGAAAAAAAATATATGATACACTTTGGGATTTAA
- a CDS encoding IS607 family transposase produces the protein MKYYSIGQFAKLIGKTKDTLRNWDKQGKFKPDHVSVSGYRYYSQEQLNHFLGIKGEKQLNKKVIGYCRVSSHKQKDDLERQIENVRTYMLAKGYQFEIISDIGSGINYNKKGLNQLIDKITNSEVEKVVILYKDRLIRFGFELIENLCDKYGTTIEIIDHTEKTEEQELVEDLIQIVFSCRLQGKRANKAKKMIKELVEDDPSQEN, from the coding sequence TTGAAATACTACTCAATAGGCCAATTTGCAAAGTTAATTGGAAAAACAAAGGATACATTGCGAAATTGGGATAAACAAGGAAAATTTAAGCCTGATCACGTGTCAGTTAGTGGTTATCGATATTATTCTCAAGAACAACTTAATCACTTCTTAGGTATTAAAGGAGAAAAGCAATTAAACAAAAAAGTCATAGGTTATTGTAGAGTGTCCTCCCATAAGCAAAAAGATGATCTTGAAAGACAGATAGAAAACGTAAGAACCTATATGTTAGCAAAAGGTTATCAATTTGAAATCATTTCTGATATTGGCAGTGGGATTAACTACAATAAAAAGGGATTAAATCAACTCATAGATAAGATTACGAATTCAGAAGTAGAGAAAGTAGTCATCCTTTATAAAGATCGTTTAATTCGATTTGGTTTTGAATTAATAGAAAATCTATGTGACAAATATGGAACAACAATTGAAATTATAGATCACACGGAAAAAACCGAAGAACAAGAATTAGTTGAGGATTTAATTCAAATTGTGTTTAGTTGCAGACTTCAAGGTAAAAGAGCCAACAAAGCTAAGAAAATGATTAAGGAGTTAGTTGAAGATGATCCTAGCCAAGAAAATTAG
- a CDS encoding RNA-guided endonuclease TnpB family protein has product MILAKKIRIKPNEEQEQKLWQSVGTARFIYNWTLARQEENYNNGGKFILDGTLRKELTQLKKTELQWLNEVSNNVAKQAVKDACNAYKRFFKGLADKPKFKSRRKSKPSFYNDTEKLKVKPMKVLIEKVGWVNTTEQIPMEVKYMNPRVSFDGKYWYLSVGVEEEQSKIELTDEVIGVDVGIKDLAVCSNGMTFKNINKTKRIKKMEKKLRRLQRTLSKKYEMNKEGNRFVKTCNIIKLEKKIKLVHRKLANIRNNYLHQTTNEIVKTKPSKVVMEDLNIKGMMKNKHLSKAIAKQCLHEFKKQMEYKCKFYGIELILADKWYPSSKTCSCCGEVKKDLKLSDRTYQCNSCGLVIDRDYNASLNLSNYQQISVISL; this is encoded by the coding sequence ATGATCCTAGCCAAGAAAATTAGAATCAAGCCGAATGAAGAGCAAGAGCAGAAGCTTTGGCAATCCGTTGGTACAGCAAGATTCATCTACAACTGGACATTGGCAAGACAAGAAGAAAACTACAACAACGGTGGGAAGTTTATCTTAGATGGTACGTTGAGGAAAGAACTAACCCAATTAAAGAAAACTGAGTTGCAATGGCTAAATGAAGTGTCAAATAACGTGGCTAAACAAGCTGTTAAAGATGCTTGTAATGCTTATAAACGTTTCTTTAAAGGTCTGGCTGACAAACCAAAGTTTAAGAGCAGACGTAAAAGTAAACCATCGTTTTACAATGACACGGAAAAGTTGAAAGTAAAGCCAATGAAAGTGTTGATCGAAAAGGTAGGATGGGTTAACACAACTGAACAAATTCCGATGGAAGTGAAATACATGAACCCTAGAGTAAGTTTTGACGGAAAGTACTGGTATTTATCCGTTGGAGTGGAAGAAGAACAATCGAAAATTGAATTAACAGATGAAGTTATCGGTGTTGATGTAGGTATTAAAGATTTAGCTGTATGTAGTAATGGAATGACGTTTAAAAATATAAACAAAACAAAAAGAATCAAAAAGATGGAAAAGAAGTTGCGTAGGTTGCAACGCACCCTATCAAAAAAATATGAAATGAATAAGGAGGGAAACCGTTTCGTCAAAACATGCAACATTATAAAACTCGAAAAGAAAATAAAGTTAGTACACCGTAAATTAGCAAATATAAGAAACAATTATTTGCATCAAACAACGAATGAGATCGTGAAAACCAAGCCATCTAAAGTTGTTATGGAAGATTTGAATATTAAAGGCATGATGAAAAACAAACATTTATCCAAAGCGATTGCAAAACAATGTTTACATGAGTTTAAAAAACAAATGGAGTACAAATGTAAGTTTTATGGAATTGAATTAATACTCGCTGATAAATGGTATCCATCTTCTAAGACATGTAGTTGTTGTGGAGAAGTAAAAAAAGACCTTAAACTATCAGATCGTACATACCAATGTAATTCATGTGGTTTGGTGATAGATCGAGACTATAATGCAAGTCTGAATCTATCAAACTATCAACAAATCAGCGTAATATCACTTTAA
- a CDS encoding VOC family protein, giving the protein MKLVKRIDTVFVPVTDLKKSEEWYISIFPFEVVYRSGDGNYIGFRFDDPGEMKTALTIYKVDGIPPSNHMAFNFYTEDVDVLHNKLKESGVEVSEIHSADGMRFFDFEDPNGNLLGAVTF; this is encoded by the coding sequence ATGAAATTAGTAAAAAGAATTGACACTGTATTTGTGCCAGTGACAGACTTAAAGAAATCAGAAGAATGGTATATAAGTATCTTCCCATTTGAAGTTGTTTATCGGAGTGGGGATGGAAATTATATTGGTTTTAGATTCGATGATCCAGGTGAAATGAAGACGGCATTAACTATCTATAAAGTAGATGGCATTCCTCCATCAAATCATATGGCGTTTAACTTTTATACAGAGGATGTAGACGTTTTACATAACAAATTAAAGGAATCGGGTGTAGAAGTATCTGAAATTCATTCTGCTGACGGTATGAGGTTTTTCGATTTTGAAGATCCAAATGGAAATCTATTAGGGGCAGTTACTTTTTAA
- a CDS encoding NUDIX domain-containing protein, with amino-acid sequence MRPIKNITKAAITVNDKILLTKNKDENGDYFLLPCEPQKSGEQLRVTLKRGFTNKSGYEIDVHEMLYVKEYMAEYYDNPEWEKNTHQVDYYFKCNFSKDEITNAADENKIGLDKNKYEWVDIEDLSDVRVYPEDLADILKNGHS; translated from the coding sequence ATGAGACCTATAAAAAACATTACAAAAGCAGCAATCACAGTAAATGATAAAATCTTACTTACAAAAAATAAAGATGAAAATGGAGACTATTTTTTATTACCTTGTGAGCCTCAAAAAAGTGGTGAACAATTAAGAGTTACTTTAAAGAGAGGATTTACTAATAAATCAGGTTATGAGATCGATGTCCATGAGATGTTATATGTAAAAGAATATATGGCCGAATATTATGATAATCCAGAATGGGAAAAAAATACTCATCAAGTTGATTATTATTTTAAATGTAATTTCAGCAAAGATGAAATTACAAATGCTGCAGATGAAAATAAAATAGGACTAGATAAGAATAAATATGAATGGGTAGATATTGAAGACTTATCCGATGTACGTGTATATCCTGAAGATTTGGCCGATATATTAAAAAACGGACACTCTTAA
- a CDS encoding 5'-nucleotidase, with translation MSYKIENKFVVAVASSALFDLSESDQIFLKRGEEEYRKYQRENESKTLQTGVAYPLIRRLLDLNGNKLDDQPVEVVLLSRNDPDTGLRVFKSIEHYELPISRAAFVKGSNPFLYMDAFNASLFLSANPEDVLQAVQRGLPAGQVFPTEFIDNDEEEELRIAFDFDGILADDSAEAVYQEGAIELFHKHEKQKKEEPLPPGPLMKFLKGVSTLQKIELVKTKSIENYISRIRIGIVTARNAPAHERVISTLRNWGIQVDEAFFLGGINKERVLKVFKPHIFFDDQLGHIEGVAKITPSVHVPFGVANK, from the coding sequence ATGTCTTATAAAATTGAGAATAAATTTGTTGTTGCCGTAGCTTCAAGTGCACTATTTGATTTGTCAGAGTCTGATCAGATATTTCTAAAAAGAGGGGAAGAAGAATATAGGAAATACCAAAGAGAGAATGAGAGCAAAACACTTCAAACAGGTGTGGCTTATCCACTTATTAGAAGGCTTTTAGATTTGAACGGAAATAAATTGGATGATCAACCTGTTGAAGTAGTGCTCCTCTCTCGAAATGATCCTGATACTGGTCTAAGAGTTTTTAAATCTATTGAACACTATGAACTTCCTATTTCAAGGGCAGCCTTTGTAAAAGGGAGTAATCCATTTTTGTATATGGATGCTTTTAATGCTTCGTTATTTTTATCTGCAAATCCTGAAGATGTTCTTCAAGCAGTTCAAAGAGGACTTCCAGCAGGACAAGTATTTCCTACAGAATTTATTGATAACGATGAAGAAGAAGAATTAAGAATCGCCTTTGATTTTGATGGAATTTTAGCAGATGATTCAGCTGAAGCTGTATATCAGGAAGGTGCCATTGAATTATTTCATAAACATGAAAAACAAAAAAAAGAAGAACCACTACCCCCTGGCCCATTGATGAAATTTTTAAAAGGAGTTTCTACATTACAAAAGATAGAATTAGTTAAGACTAAATCTATTGAGAACTATATATCTAGAATTAGAATTGGGATTGTTACAGCTAGAAATGCACCGGCACATGAACGAGTCATCTCAACACTAAGAAATTGGGGGATTCAGGTTGATGAAGCCTTTTTTCTAGGTGGGATCAACAAGGAACGTGTACTAAAAGTGTTTAAACCTCATATTTTTTTCGATGATCAATTAGGTCACATTGAAGGGGTTGCTAAGATCACCCCATCTGTACATGTGCCTTTTGGTGTGGCAAATAAATAA
- a CDS encoding undecaprenyldiphospho-muramoylpentapeptide beta-N-acetylglucosaminyltransferase translates to MNKKIIFTGGGSAGHVTVNLALIPHFIQEGWEVEYIGSKNGIEQELISKLPEVRYHSIKTGKLRRYFDWNNVKDPFRVVQGIFQAYRIMQKSKPNVVFSKGGFVSVPVILGAKFNNIPVITHESDLTPGLANRISMPFVKKVCTTFPETEKHLSTKKAEYVGAIIRDELRHGNATKGYTYCNFIREKPVLLIMGGSMGSQKINKSVRESLDELLSDFQIVHICGKGGVDSAIKKKGYKQFEYINEELPDMMHMADIVISRAGSNAIFEFLSLKKPMLLIPLSKEASRGDQILNAESFKKAGYCEVLQEEELSEKSLTKAINHLYKNRENYTSKMETYQGKGAFSKVIQLIKDGAK, encoded by the coding sequence ATGAATAAAAAAATCATATTTACAGGTGGAGGAAGCGCAGGGCATGTGACAGTAAATTTGGCCCTAATTCCTCATTTTATACAAGAGGGCTGGGAAGTGGAGTACATAGGTTCCAAAAACGGAATTGAACAAGAACTCATTTCTAAATTGCCAGAAGTACGATACCACAGTATCAAAACAGGAAAACTTAGAAGGTATTTTGACTGGAACAACGTGAAAGATCCATTTAGAGTTGTTCAGGGAATCTTTCAAGCTTACCGTATCATGCAGAAATCAAAACCAAACGTTGTATTTTCAAAAGGGGGATTTGTTTCAGTGCCAGTTATTTTAGGAGCTAAATTCAATAATATTCCTGTTATAACACATGAGTCTGATCTTACCCCTGGTTTAGCAAATCGAATTTCTATGCCGTTTGTTAAAAAAGTTTGCACCACTTTTCCAGAAACAGAAAAACATCTATCTACTAAAAAAGCTGAGTATGTAGGGGCTATCATTAGAGATGAGTTAAGACATGGTAACGCAACTAAAGGTTATACCTATTGTAACTTCATTCGAGAGAAACCCGTTTTATTAATTATGGGCGGCAGTATGGGCTCTCAAAAAATAAATAAATCAGTTAGAGAAAGCTTAGATGAATTGTTATCTGATTTTCAAATCGTACATATTTGTGGTAAAGGAGGAGTAGATTCCGCAATTAAAAAAAAGGGTTATAAACAATTTGAATATATAAATGAAGAATTACCAGATATGATGCACATGGCAGATATAGTCATATCAAGAGCAGGCTCTAATGCTATTTTTGAATTTCTTTCTTTAAAGAAGCCGATGTTGTTAATTCCATTATCAAAGGAAGCTAGTAGAGGGGATCAAATCTTAAATGCTGAATCGTTTAAAAAAGCGGGATATTGTGAAGTCTTACAAGAAGAGGAATTATCCGAGAAATCTTTAACCAAAGCTATAAATCATTTATACAAAAATAGAGAGAATTATACTAGCAAAATGGAAACATATCAAGGAAAAGGGGCTTTTTCCAAAGTGATTCAACTCATTAAGGATGGGGCAAAGTAA
- a CDS encoding DUF3891 family protein, with amino-acid sequence MGQSKVGANEMIIYEQKDKFIMIEQHEHANVSGEMAIHWDMKYFQNKNRWADVLLAVYEHDRGWIELDAVPFWNDRKQVPYSFMDFPLPPKLRAYQHGIDTVEEKNSYAGLLCSLQYTHLISEVSDDPQAVPFLAYEKNRQNNMIKQWIKNEDQKTDLYFHLSFLQFFDELSLYICLNEPGTKKENEHVWFRDGFTKSKHFPFMNEKSIIAHWIDEHHVKLSRFPFVNDFEINLKIKKVMKQHISQEGIAKAYENTSYDTRTVIFIK; translated from the coding sequence ATGGGGCAAAGTAAAGTAGGAGCAAATGAGATGATAATATATGAACAAAAAGACAAGTTTATCATGATAGAACAACATGAACATGCAAACGTATCTGGTGAAATGGCTATACATTGGGATATGAAATACTTCCAGAACAAAAATAGATGGGCTGATGTATTATTAGCGGTTTATGAACATGATCGAGGATGGATTGAATTAGATGCTGTCCCTTTTTGGAATGATCGCAAACAAGTTCCTTATTCTTTTATGGACTTTCCACTACCTCCCAAATTGAGAGCCTATCAACATGGTATTGATACGGTGGAAGAAAAAAATAGCTATGCTGGATTGTTGTGCAGTCTTCAATACACACATTTAATTAGTGAAGTAAGCGATGATCCACAAGCTGTACCCTTTCTTGCATATGAAAAAAATCGGCAAAACAACATGATAAAACAATGGATAAAAAATGAAGATCAAAAAACAGATCTATATTTCCATTTAAGCTTTTTACAGTTTTTCGATGAATTATCTTTGTATATATGTTTGAATGAACCTGGAACAAAAAAAGAAAATGAACATGTGTGGTTCCGTGATGGATTTACTAAATCTAAGCACTTTCCATTTATGAATGAAAAATCGATTATTGCACATTGGATAGATGAACACCATGTAAAATTGTCCAGATTTCCATTTGTTAATGATTTTGAAATTAATTTGAAAATTAAAAAAGTAATGAAGCAACATATCAGCCAAGAAGGAATAGCCAAAGCGTATGAAAATACCTCTTATGATACTAGGACAGTAATTTTTATAAAATAG
- a CDS encoding NUDIX hydrolase, with product MDKLEKIFGEKKTDQTYIKRPSVYGIIFNDTKDQIMTVQSLKTGNYFLPGGGMEDKETKEQCLHREALEELGCKIEIGKYIGSAGNYIYSPTYDTYYFMIGYFYFARIIEKVKESTEPDEIYGWMDTSKAMNDLIHAHHKWALEKALQPPHYM from the coding sequence ATGGATAAACTTGAAAAGATTTTTGGAGAGAAAAAAACAGATCAAACTTATATAAAGAGACCTAGCGTATATGGGATCATTTTTAATGATACAAAAGATCAAATTATGACTGTTCAATCTTTAAAAACAGGCAATTATTTTTTACCAGGTGGAGGTATGGAGGATAAGGAAACGAAAGAACAATGTTTGCACAGAGAAGCGTTAGAGGAGTTAGGTTGTAAGATCGAAATTGGCAAATACATTGGTTCAGCAGGGAACTACATTTATTCACCGACCTATGATACTTATTATTTTATGATAGGATATTTCTATTTTGCTAGAATCATTGAAAAAGTGAAAGAGTCTACAGAACCAGATGAAATTTATGGATGGATGGATACTTCAAAAGCGATGAATGATTTGATACATGCACATCATAAATGGGCATTGGAAAAAGCGTTACAACCACCTCATTATATGTGA
- a CDS encoding DUF6687 family protein has protein sequence MIPNFYIIGSETKRPPSKKTIFTDGAPDDTFREGVDIELSHWIPNQTPELYKADTSTEICMNFVATESSKEWDLAINNHLDVDGILSVFTLVHSEFALEHRHTIIGAAEIGDFWGYSERPSQILFQGLTKLMFDLKGKEDIREIYAVCFEKVFELINEEPSDVVVLDGLNALQKSLNRVKSGEIQRHIVSDHFVNYQIPKELAELDIEKAIKIPRFNDLLQDNMWLIPSVRNHYDREKVQLVSVETPEGWFYDLWYPGYMWADTPDSWRAPGFEFSGSTNAYYYGHEPLNNAIVELNDLEKAKGQWILAKQLSPFQSIKGRDFPVILSFLHEDKPAVSSISPKDVTSKLSKAF, from the coding sequence ATGATACCTAATTTTTATATTATTGGTAGCGAAACAAAAAGACCGCCAAGTAAAAAAACGATTTTTACAGATGGGGCTCCTGATGATACTTTTCGTGAGGGTGTAGATATTGAGTTAAGTCATTGGATTCCTAATCAAACACCTGAGCTATACAAAGCAGATACATCAACAGAAATATGCATGAATTTTGTTGCAACAGAATCTTCCAAAGAATGGGATTTAGCGATTAACAACCATTTAGATGTGGATGGTATTTTATCTGTGTTTACTTTAGTACACAGTGAATTTGCTTTAGAGCATCGTCACACAATAATTGGTGCAGCTGAGATTGGAGATTTCTGGGGATATTCTGAGCGACCTAGTCAAATATTGTTTCAAGGTCTCACAAAGCTGATGTTTGATTTAAAAGGGAAAGAAGATATAAGAGAGATTTATGCAGTATGTTTTGAAAAAGTTTTTGAATTAATTAATGAAGAACCTTCAGATGTTGTGGTATTAGATGGATTAAATGCCTTACAAAAGTCTCTCAATAGAGTGAAATCAGGTGAAATTCAAAGGCACATTGTTTCTGATCATTTTGTAAATTATCAAATTCCTAAGGAGTTAGCTGAATTAGATATAGAAAAAGCCATCAAAATTCCTCGCTTTAATGACTTGTTACAAGATAATATGTGGTTAATCCCTTCTGTACGAAATCATTATGATCGTGAGAAGGTTCAACTAGTTTCCGTAGAAACACCTGAAGGCTGGTTTTACGATTTATGGTATCCAGGTTATATGTGGGCAGATACTCCAGATTCATGGCGTGCACCTGGGTTTGAATTTAGTGGCAGTACAAATGCCTATTACTACGGTCATGAGCCATTAAATAATGCAATAGTGGAACTAAATGATTTAGAGAAAGCAAAAGGACAATGGATCTTAGCTAAACAATTAAGTCCATTTCAAAGTATTAAGGGTCGTGACTTTCCTGTAATTTTATCTTTCCTACATGAAGATAAACCA